A region from the Riemerella anatipestifer genome encodes:
- the mltG gene encoding endolytic transglycosylase MltG, translating into MKKIIGFIFAIVLVVGGYFGYSFYKKYYGNNVSKEGVFYIPKEAHFEQILDSVAPYLKDKESFKQVALSKNMNRFFHTGRYKITEGMDNTALVNMIKAGNQSPDNFRIIAFDNVYQMMGRVAKKTEADSLAFIKEFNQIAQSKGLSEAEDLKKYFFIDTYQFFWTVSPKEFFGVFEKQYNDFWNAERLEKEKKLGLDRNQIYALASIVYKESGGRIDEQKTIAGLYLNRYRKGMKLQSDPTVIYAINQSSGFNKVIKRVYYKDLKTSSPYNTYANVGIPPGPICVTDKNSVDAVLNAEKHEYIYMCADPQKIGFHKFTSSDVEHAKNAKAYQDWLNEKQIK; encoded by the coding sequence ATGAAAAAAATAATCGGATTTATATTTGCTATTGTCCTTGTGGTGGGCGGTTATTTCGGATACAGTTTTTATAAGAAATACTACGGAAATAATGTTTCAAAAGAAGGTGTATTTTATATTCCAAAAGAGGCCCATTTTGAACAGATATTAGATTCTGTTGCTCCTTATCTTAAAGATAAAGAAAGTTTTAAACAGGTAGCGTTGAGCAAAAATATGAATCGTTTTTTCCATACGGGACGCTATAAAATTACCGAAGGTATGGATAATACAGCTTTGGTAAATATGATAAAGGCAGGCAATCAGTCGCCTGATAACTTTAGAATTATTGCTTTTGATAATGTTTACCAAATGATGGGGCGTGTAGCCAAAAAAACGGAGGCAGATTCTTTAGCCTTTATAAAAGAGTTTAACCAAATTGCTCAATCCAAAGGTCTGTCAGAGGCGGAAGACTTAAAAAAATATTTCTTTATAGATACTTATCAGTTTTTTTGGACGGTGAGTCCGAAGGAGTTCTTTGGTGTTTTTGAGAAACAATACAACGATTTTTGGAATGCTGAACGCTTAGAGAAAGAAAAGAAGTTAGGTTTAGATAGAAATCAAATTTATGCTTTGGCTTCTATTGTGTATAAAGAATCTGGCGGTAGGATAGATGAACAGAAGACCATTGCAGGGCTATATCTTAACCGTTATAGAAAGGGTATGAAACTACAGTCTGACCCTACGGTAATTTACGCTATTAACCAATCAAGTGGCTTTAATAAAGTGATTAAAAGAGTGTATTACAAAGATTTAAAAACGTCTTCGCCATACAATACTTATGCTAATGTTGGTATTCCTCCTGGACCTATTTGTGTAACAGATAAAAACTCAGTAGATGCAGTGCTAAATGCCGAAAAACATGAGTATATCTATATGTGTGCAGACCCACAGAAAATAGGTTTTCATAAGTTTACAAGTAGCGATGTAGAGCATGCAAAAAACGCAAAAGCATATCAAGATTGGCTTAACGAAAAACAAATAAAGTAA
- the dapF gene encoding diaminopimelate epimerase: MLTFYKYQGTGNDFIMVDNRQMDFNKSKENIAHLCHRRFGVGADGLILLENCPDTDFRMVYYNADGAESTMCGNGGRCLVAFAHFLGVFENKCTFNAIDGLHEAEVNGDVVKLKMIDVSSISRDTSDFVLNTGSPHYVRFVSEVEKLDVYKEGKQVRYSEKYQKEGINVNFVERIDDETLFVRTYERGVEDETYSCGTGVTASALSFIQDKNRDSVNIKTLGGNLKVYAEKKDVGFCNVWLEGTAVQVFKGTI; encoded by the coding sequence ATGCTTACTTTTTATAAATATCAAGGGACTGGTAATGATTTTATTATGGTGGATAACCGCCAAATGGATTTTAATAAAAGCAAAGAAAATATAGCACATCTTTGCCATAGGCGTTTTGGAGTGGGAGCAGACGGTCTTATTTTGCTAGAAAATTGTCCTGATACTGATTTTAGAATGGTCTATTATAATGCTGATGGAGCAGAAAGCACAATGTGTGGTAATGGCGGGCGTTGTTTGGTGGCTTTTGCACATTTTTTAGGTGTTTTTGAAAATAAATGTACCTTCAATGCGATAGATGGACTGCATGAAGCAGAAGTAAACGGAGATGTAGTAAAACTTAAGATGATAGATGTTTCTAGCATTAGTAGAGATACATCTGATTTTGTGCTTAATACAGGTTCTCCTCATTATGTGAGATTTGTTTCGGAGGTAGAGAAGTTAGATGTTTATAAAGAAGGTAAACAAGTGAGGTATTCCGAAAAATATCAGAAGGAAGGCATCAATGTTAATTTTGTTGAAAGAATAGATGATGAGACTCTTTTTGTGCGTACTTATGAACGAGGCGTGGAAGATGAGACTTATAGCTGTGGCACAGGAGTAACTGCATCTGCATTATCTTTTATTCAGGATAAGAATAGAGATTCTGTAAATATTAAAACTCTGGGAGGTAATCTCAAAGTTTATGCTGAAAAGAAAGATGTAGGCTTTTGTAATGTGTGGTTAGAAGGTACTGCGGTGCAGGTTTTTAAAGGAACTATTTGA
- a CDS encoding glutamine--tRNA ligase/YqeY domain fusion protein — protein sequence MEEKKSLNFIEQIIENDLENGLPKEKLRFRFPPEPNGYLHIGHTKAICINFGLGEKYNAPVNLRFDDTNPEKEEQEFVDSIKKDVEWLGFKWDKELYASDYFQQLYEWAVEMIKQGKAYVDEQSSEEITAQRKTPFEDGVESPYRNRPIEESLDLFERMKNGEFPEGSMSLRAKIDMTSPNMNMRDPVMYRILKRPHHRTGEQWKIYPMYDWAHGESDYLEQISHSLCSLEFENHRPLYEWYLSNVYEEGKNAPKQREFARMNVSYMITSKRKLQRLVAEKVVTGWDDPRMPTISGMRRLGYPPIAIKNFIERVGVTKRENLIDVQLLEFFVREELNKKAKRVMAVVDPVKLIIENYPENEEEWLETENNPEDENAGTRTVPFARELYIEREDFKEEANKKFFRLKLGGEVRLKSAYIIKAERVEKDENGEITTIYATYDPKSKSGSGTEESLRKVKGTLHWVSAKHALPIEVRIYDRLFTTAQPDAEKETDFLEYLNPDSLKVVQGYGEPSLKEVDTEAPLQFQRIGYFTKDQDSTEEKLVFNRTVTLKDSYKPE from the coding sequence ATGGAAGAAAAGAAATCACTCAATTTTATTGAACAAATTATAGAAAACGATTTAGAAAACGGACTCCCTAAAGAAAAATTAAGATTTCGTTTTCCACCAGAACCTAACGGTTATTTACATATTGGGCATACTAAAGCCATCTGCATCAATTTTGGTTTAGGCGAAAAATATAACGCTCCCGTAAACCTAAGATTTGATGATACCAATCCAGAAAAAGAAGAGCAAGAATTTGTGGATTCTATAAAGAAAGATGTAGAATGGCTAGGTTTTAAATGGGATAAAGAGCTGTATGCGTCTGACTACTTCCAACAACTCTATGAATGGGCAGTAGAAATGATAAAACAAGGCAAGGCTTATGTAGATGAACAGTCTTCGGAAGAAATTACAGCTCAAAGAAAAACACCTTTTGAGGACGGAGTAGAATCTCCTTACAGAAATAGACCAATAGAAGAATCTTTAGACTTGTTTGAAAGAATGAAAAATGGGGAGTTCCCAGAAGGTAGTATGAGTCTTCGTGCTAAAATAGATATGACTTCTCCAAATATGAACATGAGAGACCCTGTGATGTACCGTATCTTGAAAAGACCACACCACAGAACAGGCGAACAGTGGAAAATCTACCCTATGTATGATTGGGCTCATGGTGAAAGTGATTATTTGGAGCAAATCTCTCACTCGCTATGTTCATTAGAGTTTGAAAATCATCGCCCATTGTACGAATGGTATTTATCTAATGTCTATGAGGAAGGAAAAAATGCTCCTAAACAAAGAGAATTCGCTAGAATGAATGTCTCTTATATGATTACTTCTAAAAGGAAATTACAGCGTCTAGTAGCTGAAAAAGTAGTTACTGGTTGGGACGACCCTAGAATGCCTACTATCTCTGGTATGAGACGATTAGGCTATCCACCTATTGCTATTAAGAACTTTATTGAGCGAGTAGGTGTTACCAAAAGAGAAAATTTAATTGATGTACAACTACTAGAATTTTTTGTAAGAGAAGAACTCAACAAAAAAGCCAAAAGAGTAATGGCAGTGGTAGACCCTGTAAAACTTATTATAGAAAACTACCCTGAAAACGAGGAAGAATGGCTAGAAACAGAAAACAACCCTGAAGATGAAAATGCAGGAACTAGAACCGTTCCTTTCGCTAGAGAACTTTACATAGAAAGAGAAGACTTTAAAGAAGAGGCTAATAAGAAGTTCTTTAGACTAAAATTAGGAGGCGAGGTGCGTTTAAAATCAGCTTATATAATTAAGGCAGAGCGTGTAGAGAAAGATGAAAATGGAGAAATCACTACGATATACGCTACTTACGACCCTAAATCAAAATCTGGAAGTGGCACAGAAGAAAGCCTTAGAAAGGTAAAAGGAACACTACATTGGGTTTCCGCAAAACACGCATTGCCTATTGAAGTGAGAATTTACGACCGCCTATTTACTACGGCACAGCCAGATGCAGAAAAAGAAACCGATTTCTTAGAATACCTCAACCCTGATTCTCTAAAAGTAGTACAAGGTTATGGCGAACCATCACTAAAAGAAGTGGATACAGAAGCACCACTTCAGTTCCAAAGGATAGGATATTTTACGAAAGACCAAGATTCTACAGAGGAGAAACTGGTTTTCAATAGAACGGTTACCCTTAAAGATTCGTATAAACCTGAGTAA
- a CDS encoding UbiA family prenyltransferase — MQLSNSDFQKLRSKLERRRWFYRASQMVSLMLGARVFVLAFYVFTLYVSTYFLFNQEESLRAFVFDYKVHGIIFCSLLSIAAGGLINQFYDKEKDRITKPFRSYFQSFVKEKYILYSYLLLNVLSLGIALALSYRILIFFLIYQFLIWFYSHKMSRIAVVNNLTYVSLSLYPFFGLLVYYQHFSGLLFLMSVFLFVLLLIIDIIKDIVSRAADKLFGYATIPVLFGNTKTVYLLYLLLITNSLASYLIVNELKYFNLVAYYFSVSILVYLLAGISLYFFRYSKMSRLINALRVWVFIGVIFMLLNGIFEKIV; from the coding sequence ATGCAGCTATCCAACTCTGATTTTCAAAAATTAAGATCTAAACTAGAACGCCGTAGATGGTTTTACAGAGCCTCTCAGATGGTCAGCCTAATGCTTGGGGCTAGGGTGTTTGTTTTGGCTTTTTATGTTTTTACACTTTATGTATCCACCTATTTTTTGTTTAATCAAGAAGAAAGTCTTAGAGCTTTTGTATTTGATTATAAGGTACATGGGATTATTTTTTGTTCCTTGCTCTCCATAGCGGCAGGAGGGCTTATCAATCAGTTTTACGATAAGGAAAAAGACCGAATTACCAAACCTTTCAGAAGTTATTTTCAGTCCTTTGTTAAAGAGAAATATATTCTTTACTCTTATTTATTACTTAATGTATTGTCGTTGGGGATAGCGTTGGCTCTTTCTTACCGAATTTTAATTTTTTTCCTCATTTATCAGTTTCTAATATGGTTTTATAGCCATAAAATGAGCCGAATAGCAGTAGTGAATAATCTAACTTATGTATCGTTATCGTTGTATCCTTTTTTTGGATTATTGGTTTACTATCAGCATTTTTCAGGTTTGTTGTTTCTAATGTCTGTTTTCTTGTTTGTATTACTTTTGATAATAGATATTATTAAAGATATTGTAAGTAGAGCGGCTGATAAACTCTTTGGATATGCTACTATACCTGTATTATTTGGGAACACTAAAACAGTATACCTGTTATATTTATTATTGATAACTAATTCTTTGGCTTCTTATTTAATAGTAAACGAATTAAAATATTTTAATCTAGTTGCTTATTATTTTTCAGTATCTATTTTGGTTTATTTATTAGCTGGAATTTCACTGTATTTTTTTAGATATTCTAAAATGTCTAGGCTTATCAACGCTCTTAGAGTATGGGTTTTTATAGGTGTGATTTTTATGTTGCTCAATGGTATTTTTGAGAAGATAGTGTAA
- a CDS encoding mevalonate kinase family protein produces MANPLFYAKILLFGEYGIIENSQGLTLPYSFYKGTLKFSDLSSDFERQSNQSLLKYADYLQNLTLPKGFELNVSELKKDISKGLFFDSNIPQGYGVGSSGALVAAIFERYSLKKYNPEHISKEDLKQLKKVFGELESYFHGKSSGIDPLICYMNLPILIENKENVDRVSIPKEQQGKGAIFLIDSGVVGETGPMVQIFFEKLKQEGFRKTLKEEFIRYNNACIEAFLKKDMNPFFKNLRKLSLWAYENFRPMIPEGIFNAWKKGLDTNTYYLKLCGSGGGGYILGFTQDYDKAEKMLEGFKKEVIYRF; encoded by the coding sequence ATGGCTAACCCACTTTTTTATGCTAAAATCTTACTTTTTGGAGAATATGGCATTATAGAAAATTCTCAGGGGCTTACGCTACCTTATAGTTTTTATAAGGGTACTTTAAAATTTTCTGATTTGTCCTCTGATTTTGAACGTCAATCTAACCAATCGTTATTAAAATATGCTGATTATCTTCAGAATTTAACTTTGCCAAAAGGCTTTGAACTAAATGTATCTGAGCTTAAAAAAGATATAAGCAAAGGATTATTCTTTGATTCTAATATTCCACAAGGATATGGCGTGGGGAGTTCGGGTGCGTTGGTAGCGGCTATTTTTGAGCGTTATTCTCTTAAAAAATATAATCCAGAGCACATTAGTAAAGAAGACTTAAAACAGTTGAAAAAAGTCTTTGGAGAGTTAGAAAGCTATTTTCATGGTAAAAGTTCGGGGATAGACCCGCTAATCTGTTATATGAACCTGCCTATCCTCATAGAAAACAAAGAAAATGTAGATAGGGTTTCTATTCCTAAAGAACAGCAAGGTAAGGGAGCGATTTTTCTTATAGACTCTGGTGTGGTGGGTGAAACGGGACCAATGGTTCAGATTTTCTTTGAAAAGTTAAAACAAGAAGGATTTAGAAAGACTTTGAAAGAGGAGTTTATTCGTTATAATAATGCTTGTATAGAAGCCTTTCTAAAAAAGGATATGAATCCGTTTTTTAAGAATTTAAGGAAGTTGTCCTTATGGGCTTACGAGAATTTTAGACCAATGATTCCAGAAGGTATATTTAATGCTTGGAAAAAAGGCTTGGATACCAATACTTATTACCTCAAACTTTGTGGTAGTGGAGGCGGAGGCTATATATTAGGGTTTACTCAGGATTATGATAAGGCGGAAAAAATGTTGGAAGGTTTCAAAAAAGAAGTAATTTATCGTTTTTGA
- a CDS encoding SanA/YdcF family protein — MRLLKGIFKTILGLAELMVLAMMLANLWVYALTNGRTYTKVSKIPAREVALVLGTSPKMRSGIANPYFTKRMEAVSALYHYGKIKKIIVSGEKSPYYDEPQAMTNYLIRTEGIPESVIIQDPKGFSTKESIVRCKNNYKKNEVIIISQGFHNLRALFIARNLNMNALAFGAQDVTKPESFYRNHTREFLARVQAVAYFILGID, encoded by the coding sequence TTGAGGCTACTAAAGGGCATATTTAAAACTATTTTAGGATTGGCAGAGCTAATGGTGTTGGCTATGATGCTTGCTAATCTGTGGGTGTATGCTCTTACCAACGGTAGAACTTATACTAAGGTTAGTAAAATTCCGGCTAGAGAAGTAGCTTTGGTTTTGGGGACTTCGCCTAAAATGAGGTCGGGGATTGCTAACCCTTACTTTACAAAACGAATGGAGGCTGTTTCTGCACTTTATCATTATGGGAAAATAAAGAAAATCATAGTAAGTGGAGAAAAAAGTCCATACTACGATGAGCCTCAAGCGATGACTAACTATCTCATTAGAACCGAAGGTATCCCAGAAAGTGTCATCATACAAGACCCTAAAGGCTTTAGTACTAAGGAAAGCATTGTAAGATGTAAGAATAATTATAAGAAAAACGAGGTTATTATTATATCTCAAGGGTTTCATAATTTGAGAGCTTTATTTATTGCAAGAAACTTGAATATGAATGCTTTAGCTTTTGGTGCTCAAGATGTTACTAAACCCGAAAGTTTTTATAGAAATCATACTCGGGAGTTTTTGGCAAGGGTACAAGCAGTGGCTTATTTTATTTTAGGGATAGACTAA
- a CDS encoding 2Fe-2S iron-sulfur cluster-binding protein: MNELNSKTKTPDFKGLKVIKKEEITKNAFLLALEYGDKEYFRFKSGQYVKLRHEGEENDYSIINAPYENKLELVLKINTPQSFAQKIFNHYSVGDIIEVSAPKGRFTLADKPSEKRTILGYAGGVGITPIISHLKHILHTEKGTRFYLFYSNKTKSEVILKEELEALEQFYGDRLKVYYFYTQEEDANALFSGRIDRHKMNLIINQILHLDEDDEESTIWDAVDEILICGPAEMIKEVAIGSYENGIRKKNIHFEFFDTYEGTIFPEEETFPKVENIKVEWKIDGNSFSRVVLENNDGKLLQQILDKGYRLPYSCKSGRCGACRCVLEEGEVEMTENEYLTDKELSQGKILTCTSVVLSDKIKLNFD, translated from the coding sequence ATGAATGAATTAAATTCGAAGACTAAAACCCCCGATTTTAAAGGGCTAAAGGTAATTAAAAAAGAAGAAATTACCAAAAATGCCTTTCTTTTGGCGTTAGAATATGGGGACAAAGAGTATTTCCGCTTTAAATCTGGGCAGTATGTAAAGCTAAGGCACGAAGGCGAAGAAAATGATTATAGCATCATTAACGCTCCTTATGAAAATAAGTTGGAATTAGTGCTGAAAATCAATACACCTCAATCTTTTGCACAGAAGATATTTAACCATTACTCGGTTGGGGATATTATTGAGGTTTCTGCTCCCAAAGGACGCTTTACTTTGGCAGATAAACCGAGTGAAAAGCGTACTATATTAGGCTATGCAGGTGGGGTAGGCATTACGCCTATTATTTCGCATTTAAAGCATATTTTACACACAGAGAAAGGCACTCGTTTTTACCTTTTCTATTCTAATAAAACCAAGTCGGAGGTTATTCTTAAGGAAGAACTGGAGGCTCTGGAGCAATTCTACGGAGATAGATTGAAAGTTTACTATTTCTATACCCAAGAAGAAGATGCCAATGCCTTATTTTCTGGCAGAATAGATAGACATAAAATGAACCTTATCATCAATCAAATATTACATTTGGACGAAGATGATGAAGAATCTACCATTTGGGACGCTGTGGACGAAATTTTGATTTGTGGTCCTGCGGAAATGATAAAGGAAGTGGCAATAGGAAGTTATGAAAATGGTATTCGTAAGAAGAATATTCATTTTGAATTTTTTGATACTTACGAAGGAACTATCTTCCCTGAAGAAGAAACTTTCCCTAAAGTAGAAAATATTAAGGTGGAATGGAAAATAGATGGAAATTCTTTCTCTAGAGTGGTGCTAGAAAATAATGATGGAAAGCTATTGCAACAGATTTTAGATAAAGGTTATCGTTTGCCATATTCTTGCAAGTCGGGTAGATGTGGGGCGTGTAGATGTGTGCTAGAAGAAGGCGAAGTAGAAATGACCGAAAATGAATATCTTACCGATAAAGAACTTTCGCAAGGAAAGATATTAACTTGTACTTCGGTTGTTCTGTCGGATAAAATAAAACTTAATTTTGATTAG
- a CDS encoding TlpA family protein disulfide reductase yields MRKILVTLALTALVISCNDKKTETVTTSSSSDSTKVEQTLKEVSKDELSQLIKAKENDTIYVTNFFATWCGPCMMEIPHFKEKMKELDGKPVKFTFVSIDDKKDWNTEVKKFGEEQQLSKHILLFDGQQFDDAFFSQNFKIWRGEGIPFTLVRKGNKTEEIEGSMSKEDLDQLLATFLK; encoded by the coding sequence ATGAGAAAAATCTTAGTAACACTCGCACTTACGGCTCTAGTAATAAGCTGCAACGACAAAAAAACAGAAACTGTAACCACCTCTTCTTCTAGCGATAGCACCAAGGTAGAACAAACTCTTAAAGAAGTTTCTAAAGACGAACTTAGCCAACTAATAAAGGCTAAAGAAAACGACACTATCTATGTAACTAATTTCTTTGCAACTTGGTGCGGACCGTGTATGATGGAAATTCCTCATTTCAAAGAAAAAATGAAGGAGCTAGATGGCAAGCCCGTTAAATTTACTTTTGTGAGTATAGACGATAAAAAAGATTGGAACACAGAAGTTAAAAAATTCGGGGAAGAACAACAACTTTCTAAACATATCCTTTTGTTTGACGGACAACAATTTGATGACGCCTTTTTCAGTCAAAATTTTAAAATTTGGCGTGGAGAAGGCATTCCGTTTACTCTAGTTAGAAAAGGTAACAAAACCGAAGAAATAGAAGGCAGTATGTCTAAAGAAGACCTAGACCAGCTCCTTGCTACATTCTTAAAATAA
- a CDS encoding iron ABC transporter permease, with translation MLRGKFGILMVSILLAIIVLVIVNLNVGYLDLSLKDFFQNTPQSDIASLRINRTLAVLLAGMAIPTSGFLLQEYFQNPLAGPSVLGITSIASLSVAFYIFFSHQLLIPEFLQNGFISLVAIMGSLGLMFFLILLSNRFRDNTFLVIFGFLISALAGAIISILQVYAENQSLKNYILWSFGANNQLNHNQMIILVILIGIGLIFSFRSIKPLIGSTLGTAYAKSFGINTNALKVSVILASSLLSASVTAFLGPILFIGIVVPHFCRMIFSPALLWHQWVLNLTLGIAIMELFSILSEISKLPLNIITSLFGIPVILVMMMKQRSKY, from the coding sequence ATGCTTAGAGGCAAATTCGGTATTTTAATGGTTAGTATTCTATTGGCGATAATCGTTTTGGTTATCGTCAATTTGAATGTAGGCTATCTAGATTTAAGCCTAAAAGATTTCTTCCAAAACACACCTCAATCAGATATTGCTTCGTTGAGAATCAATAGGACTTTAGCCGTCCTCCTCGCTGGTATGGCGATACCTACCTCTGGCTTTCTGCTGCAAGAATATTTCCAAAATCCGTTGGCAGGACCATCGGTATTGGGCATTACTTCCATCGCTAGTTTGAGTGTGGCATTTTATATCTTTTTTTCGCATCAACTTCTCATTCCCGAATTTTTACAAAACGGATTTATCAGCCTCGTGGCAATTATGGGCAGTTTGGGACTGATGTTCTTCCTTATACTCCTCTCTAATAGATTTCGGGACAACACCTTTCTTGTGATTTTTGGATTTTTAATCTCCGCTTTGGCAGGCGCCATCATTTCCATTTTGCAAGTGTACGCCGAAAATCAAAGCCTAAAAAACTACATTCTCTGGAGCTTTGGTGCAAATAACCAACTCAACCATAACCAAATGATAATCCTCGTTATCCTTATCGGTATTGGGCTAATCTTTAGCTTCCGAAGTATAAAACCGCTCATCGGTAGCACTCTAGGAACCGCTTATGCCAAAAGTTTCGGCATCAATACCAATGCTCTTAAAGTATCGGTGATTTTAGCCTCATCTCTACTTTCTGCTAGTGTAACTGCTTTCCTTGGACCTATCCTCTTTATAGGTATTGTGGTGCCTCATTTTTGTAGAATGATTTTCAGTCCCGCCCTGCTTTGGCATCAGTGGGTGCTTAACCTCACGCTAGGCATTGCTATTATGGAGTTGTTTTCTATCCTGTCCGAAATCAGTAAATTGCCTTTAAATATCATCACTTCCTTATTCGGAATCCCAGTGATTTTAGTAATGATGATGAAGCAACGCTCTAAGTATTAA
- a CDS encoding ABC transporter ATP-binding protein, giving the protein MFLELRNLNIGYQQPLIQGINAQAHLGEVVLIMGNNGIGKTTLIKSILNQLKPLAGQIFINHRAIATLAPKEMAQLVSIVFSKYTLPENYTVTDLVALGKLIHYPYYFQLTSQDQAEIQNIITHLGLERYKNQKLNTLSDGNLQKAFIGRALAQNTPVMILDEPTTHLDEYNKTAILTLLRELAQQHRKLVLFSSHDWRLAKDFSDQIWFLEHGKLTAGMAEDVLLKLPLHTPLAETYAMPLINAPEREKELLLSFIKKHTKANLSCYEFTYTSTEWLITTPLATHRCGSFAEMLPLFKA; this is encoded by the coding sequence ATGTTTTTGGAACTCCGCAACCTCAACATTGGCTACCAGCAGCCACTCATCCAAGGCATCAATGCCCAAGCCCATCTAGGCGAAGTGGTTCTCATTATGGGGAATAATGGCATTGGTAAAACCACCTTAATAAAATCTATACTCAACCAGCTCAAGCCTTTAGCGGGGCAGATTTTCATCAATCATCGTGCTATTGCCACTTTAGCTCCAAAGGAAATGGCACAGCTAGTTTCCATTGTTTTTTCTAAATACACCCTTCCCGAAAATTATACTGTAACCGATTTGGTGGCTTTAGGCAAACTCATTCACTACCCATATTATTTTCAACTGACCTCGCAAGACCAAGCCGAAATACAAAACATCATTACCCACCTTGGGCTGGAGCGTTATAAAAATCAAAAACTAAACACCCTATCCGATGGCAACCTGCAGAAGGCTTTTATAGGCAGAGCTTTGGCTCAAAACACGCCTGTAATGATACTAGACGAGCCTACCACCCATCTAGACGAATACAATAAAACGGCTATCCTGACACTCCTACGAGAGTTGGCTCAACAGCACCGTAAACTTGTTTTATTCTCGTCCCACGATTGGCGATTGGCAAAGGATTTCTCTGACCAAATTTGGTTTCTAGAACACGGCAAACTAACAGCAGGTATGGCAGAAGATGTCTTGTTAAAGCTACCACTACACACTCCACTAGCCGAAACTTACGCAATGCCACTCATCAACGCCCCAGAAAGAGAAAAAGAACTGCTATTGAGTTTCATTAAAAAACACACCAAAGCCAACCTTTCTTGCTATGAGTTTACCTATACCTCTACCGAATGGCTCATCACTACCCCACTTGCCACGCACCGCTGCGGCTCCTTTGCAGAAATGTTACCACTATTTAAAGCCTAG